Proteins encoded in a region of the Myxococcus guangdongensis genome:
- a CDS encoding DNA repair ATPase, with protein MATEGGKGAAPTGEVALEGGSYEVIRTRLLAQAEALGTKAADLNARRKAFFGGTELAVTGNERVRTENNCVARDIVSVGKYLLFGYNVFIGLKKETSVADVFSLHRFEKTADGFDLSAVPHTEGGGFLADPRFIKDFSELYRYYKDAKLQQLRRKDARLLAVFKTGQSARDLKVFRFSLDTDGNATYVDNQGDKDHTFPPSHDFEWTVATRENYVLGTHPHVNVLDQVFVETVKGDLTVKVEDNTSSGLGIYSEPVEDANQSLDDARFAWAQVGTLILLRVLPFREKTQRYLVFNSRTQHVVRIDAIGQACIRLPEDQGIIFPGGYYLQTGDFKVFDGEATGEGMEFKSVIRSPNGEDVLYVFHQREAGRYLLFPYNLVRKEVQNPLVCNGYSLFADGGLVVFRETSADPTRVHPMQVWQTPFVSDEHAAATPAAPGYLGKVGNAELVRGISDSLTLHRIAKTDKPSRRTYEDLVAAATRALDAYYWLGHAETGLQEPIETLRRTSELIIDEFEKVLALQKRATEALSEAEKAQAKLLSRVRPELLTTAEEFMLVLAELRQQRGHLITLKDIRYMDLGRVDALEKAVVEASDSTSTACVEFLQKGEALEPLAARLDELLAKLEPVQTTVELQPLGEDIEKTAQGLTVLGEVVGGLQVGDPLARARILEGISELFGRLNRVRASLAAKRKELSGREKRAEFGAQFKLLGQAIENALAQADVPEKCDEGLSRLTVQLEELEGRFGEFDEFLGQITQKREELLEAFGARKQTLVDERQRRAQSIFGAAERILQGVQRRSKAFKSDDELNAYFATDAMILKLRQLSEQLMALQDSVRSDEVQSRLKSAKQDALRALRDKQDLFADGDNLIKLGTYRFNVNTQPLDLTLVPRDGALYLQLTGSDYAQKLEDPALLEQKDLWDQHLVSETREVYRAEYLAACILADAEEGKNGLSLTGLHAAVMGGTLLEPVRAYAADRFDEGYERGVHDVDTAAVLEKLLALHQGAGLLRFAPAPRAWAALYWAFDTEEASRALLHRRARSLARLRQTFSAAGGLHELGMALGEAVGAFLKAQGLALSPAEARLAGGYLVEELAVERPRFTTSGEALALKDAFLAQLERQGTRTAFEEDLRGLEKDLASRLDIARAWVQAWLAQRDGGPGDSGYFVLEAAVLLLTERKLDREPAGALTAAEVTNLLGSHPRIQDRKLALRLDEFLARLGEFRQLRVPRYQAYRALQRDLLERERRKLRLEELTPKVLSSFVRNRLIDEVYLPLIGANLAKQLGAAGEGKRTDRMGMLLLMSPPGYGKTTLMEYVASRLGLTFVKVNGPALGHSVKSLDPAEAPNATARQEVERINLSFEMGNNVMLYLDDIQHTDPELLQKFISLCDGQRRVEGVWNGRTRTYDLRGKKFCVVMAGNPYTETGERFRIPDMLANRADTYNLGDILDGKEHLFALSYLENALTSNTVTAPLATRDAADTHRLIRMAQGEEVPAGEMKHGYAAAELQEIVAIFQRMFRVQSVLLKVNMQYIASAAQDERFRTEPAFKLQGSYRNMSKLTEKLVSAMTDAELERLIDDHYQGESQTLTTAAEQNLLKLAEMRGRLTPEKAKRWEEIKQGFARVKRMGGKEDDPVARVTGQLSGIEEQLGAVRDAVSQAATQLAQGAQAEEVDPTAEALPYLEALRDAVLEVAKVGREVKQAPAAAPAAAATDLTPYLKHLAQLLKALTERAALPAQAPVVQAPSQDFGPYLDQLSRALAALADRPVNVSAQVPAEALQRTAVAGPSPAELSRQIELVEGVLLPLERASRRAVQGEGEGVKSLQVWQNVTEALELLRSMLRR; from the coding sequence ATGGCAACTGAAGGCGGCAAGGGCGCGGCGCCCACGGGCGAGGTGGCGCTAGAGGGGGGCAGCTACGAGGTCATCCGGACGCGACTGCTCGCGCAGGCGGAGGCGCTGGGCACCAAGGCGGCGGACCTCAACGCGCGGCGCAAGGCGTTCTTCGGTGGCACGGAGCTGGCCGTCACCGGCAACGAGCGCGTGCGCACCGAGAACAACTGCGTGGCGCGCGACATCGTCAGCGTCGGCAAGTACCTGCTCTTCGGCTACAACGTCTTCATCGGGCTGAAGAAGGAGACGTCCGTCGCGGACGTGTTCTCGCTGCACCGCTTCGAGAAGACGGCGGACGGGTTCGACTTGTCCGCGGTGCCGCACACGGAAGGCGGCGGCTTCCTGGCGGACCCGCGCTTCATCAAGGACTTCAGCGAGCTGTACCGCTACTACAAGGACGCGAAGCTGCAGCAGCTGCGGCGCAAGGACGCGCGCCTGCTGGCGGTGTTCAAGACGGGCCAGTCCGCGCGCGACCTGAAGGTCTTCCGCTTCAGCCTGGACACGGACGGCAACGCCACCTACGTCGACAACCAGGGTGACAAGGACCACACCTTCCCGCCGTCGCACGACTTCGAGTGGACGGTGGCCACGCGCGAGAACTACGTGCTGGGCACCCACCCGCACGTCAATGTGCTGGACCAGGTCTTCGTGGAGACGGTGAAGGGGGACCTCACCGTCAAGGTGGAGGACAACACGTCCTCGGGCCTGGGCATCTACAGCGAGCCGGTGGAGGACGCGAACCAGTCGCTGGACGACGCGCGCTTCGCCTGGGCGCAGGTGGGCACGCTCATCCTGCTGCGCGTGCTGCCCTTCCGAGAGAAGACGCAGCGCTACCTGGTGTTCAACTCGCGCACGCAGCACGTGGTGCGCATCGACGCCATCGGTCAGGCGTGCATCCGGCTGCCCGAGGACCAGGGCATCATCTTCCCCGGCGGCTACTACCTCCAGACGGGCGACTTCAAGGTCTTCGACGGGGAGGCCACCGGCGAGGGCATGGAGTTCAAGAGCGTCATCCGCTCGCCGAACGGTGAGGACGTGCTCTACGTCTTCCACCAGCGCGAGGCGGGGCGCTACCTGCTCTTCCCGTACAACCTGGTGCGCAAGGAGGTGCAGAACCCGCTGGTGTGCAACGGGTACAGCCTCTTCGCTGACGGCGGGCTGGTGGTGTTCCGCGAGACGTCGGCGGACCCCACGCGCGTGCACCCGATGCAGGTGTGGCAGACGCCCTTCGTATCGGACGAGCACGCGGCGGCGACACCCGCGGCGCCCGGCTACCTGGGCAAGGTGGGCAACGCGGAGCTGGTGCGCGGCATCTCCGACTCGCTGACGCTCCATCGCATCGCGAAGACGGACAAGCCCAGCCGCCGCACCTACGAGGACCTGGTCGCCGCGGCCACGCGCGCGCTGGACGCGTACTACTGGCTGGGCCACGCGGAGACGGGGCTCCAGGAGCCCATCGAGACGCTGCGGCGCACCTCCGAGCTCATCATCGACGAGTTCGAGAAGGTGCTCGCCCTCCAGAAGCGCGCCACGGAGGCGCTGTCGGAGGCGGAGAAGGCGCAGGCGAAGCTGCTGTCGCGCGTGCGGCCGGAGCTGCTCACCACCGCCGAGGAGTTCATGCTGGTGCTGGCGGAGCTGCGCCAGCAGCGCGGGCACCTGATCACGCTCAAGGACATCCGCTACATGGACCTGGGGCGGGTGGACGCCCTGGAGAAGGCGGTGGTGGAGGCGTCCGATTCCACCAGCACCGCGTGCGTGGAGTTCCTCCAGAAGGGGGAGGCGCTCGAGCCGCTGGCGGCGCGCCTGGACGAACTGCTCGCGAAGCTGGAGCCGGTGCAGACGACGGTGGAGCTGCAGCCGCTGGGCGAGGACATCGAGAAGACGGCCCAGGGCCTCACCGTGCTGGGCGAGGTGGTGGGTGGGCTCCAGGTGGGAGACCCGCTCGCGCGCGCCCGCATCCTGGAGGGCATCTCCGAGCTGTTCGGCCGGCTCAACCGCGTGCGCGCGAGCCTGGCCGCCAAGCGCAAGGAGCTGTCCGGCCGCGAGAAGCGCGCGGAGTTCGGCGCCCAGTTCAAGCTGCTCGGGCAGGCGATTGAAAACGCGCTGGCCCAGGCGGACGTGCCGGAGAAGTGCGACGAGGGTCTGTCGCGCCTCACCGTGCAGTTGGAGGAGCTGGAGGGCCGCTTCGGCGAGTTCGACGAGTTCCTCGGCCAGATTACCCAGAAGCGCGAGGAGCTGCTGGAGGCGTTCGGCGCGCGCAAGCAGACGCTGGTGGACGAGCGGCAGCGCCGCGCGCAGAGCATCTTCGGCGCGGCGGAGCGCATCCTCCAGGGCGTGCAGCGCCGCTCCAAGGCGTTCAAGTCGGACGACGAGCTCAACGCGTACTTCGCCACCGACGCGATGATCCTCAAGCTGCGGCAGCTCTCCGAGCAGCTGATGGCGCTGCAGGACAGCGTGCGCTCGGACGAGGTGCAGTCGCGGCTGAAGTCCGCCAAGCAGGACGCCCTGCGCGCGCTGCGCGACAAGCAGGACCTGTTCGCGGACGGCGACAACCTCATCAAGCTGGGGACCTACCGCTTCAACGTCAACACGCAGCCGCTCGACCTGACGTTGGTGCCGCGCGACGGCGCGCTGTACCTGCAGCTCACCGGCTCCGACTACGCGCAGAAGCTGGAGGACCCGGCGCTGCTCGAGCAGAAGGACCTGTGGGACCAGCACCTGGTCTCCGAGACGCGCGAGGTGTACCGCGCCGAGTACCTGGCCGCGTGCATCCTCGCCGACGCGGAGGAGGGCAAGAACGGGCTGTCCCTGACGGGCCTGCACGCGGCGGTGATGGGCGGGACGCTGCTGGAGCCGGTGCGTGCGTACGCCGCGGACCGGTTCGACGAGGGCTACGAGCGCGGCGTGCACGACGTGGATACGGCCGCCGTGCTGGAGAAGCTCCTGGCGCTGCACCAGGGCGCGGGCCTCTTGCGCTTCGCTCCGGCACCTCGCGCCTGGGCGGCGCTGTACTGGGCCTTCGACACCGAGGAGGCGTCGCGGGCGCTCCTGCACCGTCGGGCGCGCAGCCTCGCGCGGCTGCGGCAGACGTTCTCCGCGGCGGGCGGCCTGCACGAGCTGGGCATGGCGCTGGGCGAGGCGGTGGGGGCGTTCCTGAAGGCGCAGGGGCTGGCGCTCTCGCCGGCGGAGGCGCGGCTCGCGGGGGGCTACCTGGTGGAGGAGCTGGCCGTGGAGCGGCCCCGCTTCACCACGAGCGGCGAGGCGCTGGCGCTCAAGGACGCGTTCCTGGCGCAGCTCGAGCGGCAGGGGACGCGCACGGCCTTCGAGGAGGACCTGCGCGGGCTGGAGAAGGACCTGGCGTCGCGGCTGGACATCGCGCGCGCGTGGGTGCAGGCGTGGCTGGCCCAGCGCGACGGCGGCCCTGGGGACTCCGGGTACTTCGTGCTGGAGGCGGCGGTGCTGCTGCTCACCGAGCGCAAGCTGGACCGCGAGCCCGCGGGCGCGCTGACGGCGGCGGAGGTGACGAACCTCCTGGGCAGCCACCCGCGCATCCAGGACCGCAAGCTGGCCCTGCGCCTGGACGAGTTCCTCGCGCGCCTGGGCGAGTTCCGGCAGCTGCGCGTGCCCCGGTATCAGGCCTACCGCGCGCTGCAGCGGGACCTGCTGGAGCGCGAGCGTCGCAAGCTGCGCCTGGAGGAGCTGACGCCGAAGGTGCTGTCGTCCTTCGTGCGCAACCGGCTCATCGACGAGGTGTACCTGCCGCTCATCGGCGCCAACCTGGCCAAGCAGCTCGGCGCGGCGGGCGAGGGCAAGCGCACGGACCGCATGGGCATGCTGCTGCTCATGTCGCCGCCGGGCTACGGCAAGACGACGTTGATGGAGTACGTGGCGAGCCGCCTGGGCCTCACCTTCGTCAAGGTGAACGGTCCCGCGCTGGGCCACTCGGTGAAGTCGTTGGACCCGGCGGAGGCTCCCAACGCCACCGCGCGGCAGGAGGTGGAGCGCATCAACCTGTCCTTCGAGATGGGCAACAACGTGATGCTCTACCTCGACGACATCCAGCACACGGACCCGGAGCTGCTCCAGAAGTTCATCTCCCTGTGCGACGGCCAGCGCCGCGTCGAGGGCGTCTGGAATGGCCGCACGCGCACCTACGATTTGCGCGGCAAGAAGTTCTGCGTCGTCATGGCCGGCAATCCCTACACGGAGACGGGTGAGCGCTTCCGCATCCCGGACATGCTGGCCAACCGCGCGGACACGTACAACCTGGGTGACATCCTGGACGGGAAGGAGCACCTGTTCGCGCTGAGCTACCTGGAGAACGCGCTGACCTCCAACACGGTGACGGCGCCGCTGGCCACGCGGGACGCGGCGGACACGCACCGGCTCATCCGCATGGCCCAGGGCGAGGAGGTGCCCGCGGGCGAGATGAAGCACGGCTACGCGGCGGCGGAGCTGCAAGAGATCGTCGCCATCTTCCAGCGGATGTTCCGGGTGCAGTCGGTGCTGTTGAAGGTGAACATGCAGTACATCGCCTCGGCGGCGCAGGACGAGCGCTTCCGCACCGAGCCGGCCTTCAAGCTCCAGGGCAGCTACCGCAACATGAGCAAGCTGACGGAGAAGCTCGTCTCCGCGATGACGGACGCGGAGCTGGAGCGGCTCATCGACGACCACTACCAGGGCGAGTCCCAGACGCTCACCACCGCCGCGGAGCAGAACCTCCTGAAGCTGGCGGAGATGCGCGGCCGGCTCACCCCGGAGAAGGCGAAGCGCTGGGAGGAGATCAAGCAGGGCTTCGCGCGCGTCAAGCGCATGGGGGGCAAGGAGGACGACCCCGTGGCCCGCGTCACCGGGCAGCTCAGCGGCATCGAGGAGCAGCTCGGCGCGGTGCGCGACGCCGTCTCTCAGGCGGCCACGCAGCTGGCGCAGGGCGCGCAGGCGGAGGAGGTGGACCCCACCGCCGAGGCCCTGCCGTACCTGGAGGCCCTGCGCGACGCGGTGCTGGAGGTGGCGAAGGTGGGGCGCGAGGTGAAGCAGGCTCCGGCCGCCGCGCCCGCCGCCGCGGCCACGGACCTGACGCCGTACCTCAAGCACCTGGCCCAGCTGCTCAAGGCGCTGACGGAGCGCGCGGCCCTGCCCGCGCAGGCCCCGGTCGTCCAGGCGCCCTCGCAGGACTTCGGGCCGTATCTGGACCAGCTGTCGCGCGCGCTCGCGGCGCTGGCGGACCGTCCGGTGAACGTGTCGGCCCAGGTCCCGGCGGAGGCGCTGCAGCGGACCGCCGTGGCCGGGCCCTCGCCCGCGGAGCTCAGCCGGCAGATTGAGCTGGTGGAGGGCGTGCTGCTGCCCCTGGAGCGGGCCTCCCGTCGCGCGGTGCAGGGCGAAGGGGAGGGCGTCAAGTCGCTCCAGGTCTGGCAGAACGTCACCGAGGCGCTGGAGCTCTTGCGCTCGATGCTGCGGCGCTGA
- a CDS encoding expansin EXLX1 family cellulose-binding protein yields the protein MRPSHLSSRVLLVPLAASLLACGGCGKDDPSGGGVPLGEEQKGIATFYDATGAGNCSYDASPDDMMVAAMNTPQYANSAACGQCVDIQGPSGSVRVRIVDRCPECDAGHLDLSREAFAKIAEMRLGRVDITWKVVSCDVAGNLEYHFKNGSNPWWTAIQVRNHRQPITKLEWRRGDGAWKNVPRQDYNYFVEEGGMGEGSFSVRVTSSTGDQVEDTLPRVLDDDSVRGTHQFR from the coding sequence ATGCGCCCATCCCACCTGTCCTCCCGAGTGCTGCTCGTTCCCCTCGCCGCCTCCCTCCTCGCCTGCGGCGGCTGCGGAAAAGATGACCCCTCCGGCGGAGGCGTGCCCCTGGGCGAGGAGCAGAAGGGCATCGCGACGTTCTACGACGCCACCGGCGCGGGCAATTGCAGCTACGACGCCAGCCCGGACGACATGATGGTGGCGGCGATGAACACGCCCCAGTACGCCAACAGCGCCGCCTGTGGGCAATGCGTGGACATCCAGGGCCCCAGCGGCTCGGTGCGCGTGCGCATCGTCGACCGCTGCCCCGAATGCGACGCGGGCCACCTGGACCTGAGCCGCGAGGCCTTCGCCAAGATCGCCGAGATGCGGCTGGGCCGCGTGGACATCACCTGGAAGGTGGTCTCCTGCGACGTCGCCGGGAACCTGGAGTACCACTTCAAGAACGGCAGCAACCCGTGGTGGACCGCCATCCAGGTCCGCAACCACCGGCAGCCCATCACCAAGCTGGAGTGGCGACGCGGCGACGGCGCGTGGAAGAACGTGCCCCGCCAGGACTACAACTACTTCGTCGAGGAGGGCGGCATGGGCGAGGGCTCGTTCAGCGTGCGCGTGACGTCCTCCACCGGAGACCAGGTGGAGGACACCCTCCCCCGCGTCCTCGACGACGACAGCGTGCGCGGCACCCACCAGTTCCGCTGA